Proteins co-encoded in one Flavivirga eckloniae genomic window:
- the pheS gene encoding phenylalanine--tRNA ligase subunit alpha has product MIDKIKELIAEAETFKTQSKEEVEAFRIKYLGKKGLLNDFFAEFKNIASDQKKEFGQTINKLKKTAEDKVNALKEELESNEEVKGVYGDLSRPGEPIQIGARHPISIVKNQIIDIFSRIGFNVSEGPEIEDDWHNFTALNLPEYHPARDMQDTFFIQTNPDILLRTHTSSVQVRYMENNTPPIRTISPGRVYRNEAISARSHCFFHQVEGLYIDKDVSFADLKQTLQHFTTEMFGKSKIRLRPSYFPFTEPSAEIDVYWGLETETDYKITKGTGWLEIGGCGMVDPNVLENCKIDPTEYSGFAFGVGIDRIAMLLHQIGDIRLLSENDVRFLEQFKSAL; this is encoded by the coding sequence ATGATAGATAAGATAAAAGAACTCATTGCAGAAGCAGAAACCTTTAAAACCCAATCTAAGGAAGAGGTTGAAGCGTTTCGTATAAAATATTTAGGTAAAAAAGGATTACTAAATGACTTTTTTGCTGAGTTTAAAAATATAGCCAGCGATCAGAAAAAGGAGTTTGGTCAAACTATAAACAAGCTTAAAAAAACGGCTGAAGATAAAGTAAATGCCTTAAAGGAAGAGTTAGAGAGCAATGAAGAAGTAAAAGGTGTTTATGGTGATTTATCACGTCCGGGAGAGCCGATACAGATTGGTGCACGACATCCTATATCGATTGTGAAAAATCAAATTATTGATATCTTTTCACGTATAGGTTTTAACGTTAGTGAAGGTCCTGAAATAGAAGATGATTGGCACAACTTTACAGCATTAAACTTGCCTGAGTACCATCCGGCACGCGATATGCAAGATACGTTTTTTATTCAAACGAATCCAGATATCTTATTGCGTACACACACTAGTTCTGTGCAAGTACGTTATATGGAAAATAACACACCTCCTATTCGAACTATTTCACCGGGTAGGGTATATAGAAATGAAGCCATTTCGGCACGATCTCACTGTTTTTTCCACCAAGTTGAAGGTCTTTATATAGATAAAGATGTAAGCTTTGCAGATTTAAAACAAACGCTTCAACATTTTACTACCGAGATGTTTGGGAAATCTAAAATACGATTACGCCCATCTTACTTCCCATTTACAGAACCTAGTGCAGAAATAGATGTGTATTGGGGGTTAGAAACCGAAACTGATTATAAAATCACCAAAGGAACCGGTTGGTTGGAAATTGGAGGTTGTGGTATGGTAGACCCTAATGTTTTAGAAAACTGTAAAATAGATCCAACCGAATACTCTGGGTTTGCTTTTGGGGTTGGTATAGATCGTATTGCCATGTTACTACATCAAATTGGTGATATTCGCTTATTAAGTGAAAATGATGTACGTTTCTTGGAGCAGTTTAAAAGTGCTTTGTAA
- a CDS encoding T9SS type A sorting domain-containing protein: MKSKLFILIALVTVTNLIGQTLQEAGISETARNFIRNSGFEEQIINDERLQYCLNGIIYSDPAPTGAISITTVNQLLNNITAGTISSPKTYFVDGTFVLNATQTINIPSHVIVYVRGSIFKTGDHDIILPGATDLGPENSDEHIFLISNSRNVKLIGIDNPIIESNPEGDEYNRATGFYLQGSNNIEIRGFHIKNVWEGVNCRWEVDRALIRNNYIQNTNKRAVWLLGANECIAVHNFIDNAGWDGFDWDAFAGSRSPDNSGTLDTSASAIGAPVATPTGNLGNTGFENFVIGSGRFMGFVEEGARDTFIVNNIGFMANYLPANPIRLGFQLGWADNASSEGFMNDTGLRTEDNVFVSNVIYRPEAYNIEDRAGRVRGGGEYFAKDGTNADPNFDRKGLTYFFANEGYGTLKDGSPIGQTTNPDFFRDAIWNDNVPTNFESFDNRYADFNPQTRVQALKDKFRIGTTTTLTPEGPVPVIEDNCNQPPTGLKLLSVTANTITFSFDNEATNTRTFELRSYPPGTSDPFNVNTNSNGWAGASAGATTITMGGRTEGQAYDFSIRALCSGQTPGTSSPSEVVTLTFSQTLSTEDFKTEASNIIIYPNPTADIINIESKSDLNTLEIYDIIGKKVSSYGNKKAINISSLNPGIYFLKLSLANSQSVITKRIIKK; the protein is encoded by the coding sequence ATGAAATCTAAACTATTTATACTAATTGCCTTAGTTACCGTCACAAATCTAATAGGACAGACTTTGCAAGAAGCAGGCATCTCTGAAACGGCTCGTAATTTTATTAGAAACTCGGGGTTCGAAGAACAAATTATTAATGATGAGAGATTGCAATATTGCCTTAACGGCATTATTTATTCTGACCCTGCTCCAACAGGAGCGATATCAATAACAACAGTCAATCAGTTATTAAATAATATAACCGCAGGTACAATATCTTCTCCTAAGACATATTTTGTAGATGGAACCTTTGTTTTAAATGCAACTCAAACTATAAATATTCCATCTCATGTTATTGTTTATGTACGGGGAAGTATTTTTAAAACAGGAGATCATGATATAATTCTACCTGGAGCTACAGATTTAGGCCCTGAAAATAGTGATGAACACATATTTCTTATAAGTAATAGTAGAAACGTAAAACTTATTGGTATTGACAACCCTATCATTGAAAGTAACCCAGAAGGCGATGAATACAATAGAGCAACAGGATTTTACCTTCAAGGGAGTAATAACATAGAAATTAGAGGGTTTCATATAAAAAATGTATGGGAAGGTGTAAATTGTAGATGGGAAGTAGATAGGGCTTTAATTAGAAATAACTACATACAAAACACTAACAAAAGAGCTGTTTGGCTTTTAGGAGCCAATGAGTGCATAGCCGTTCATAATTTTATCGATAATGCTGGTTGGGATGGTTTTGACTGGGATGCATTCGCTGGAAGTAGAAGTCCTGACAACAGTGGAACACTTGATACTAGTGCATCGGCGATTGGAGCTCCTGTAGCTACACCTACAGGAAATCTAGGAAACACTGGCTTCGAAAATTTTGTTATCGGGTCAGGAAGATTTATGGGTTTTGTAGAAGAAGGTGCCAGAGACACTTTTATTGTAAATAATATTGGTTTTATGGCCAATTACCTTCCTGCCAATCCGATTCGATTAGGATTCCAATTAGGTTGGGCAGATAATGCAAGCTCAGAAGGGTTTATGAACGATACAGGACTTAGAACCGAAGATAATGTGTTTGTTTCTAATGTCATTTATAGACCAGAAGCTTACAATATAGAAGATCGAGCGGGAAGAGTTAGAGGTGGTGGTGAATATTTTGCAAAAGATGGCACAAACGCTGACCCTAATTTTGATAGAAAAGGACTTACTTACTTTTTCGCAAATGAAGGCTATGGTACATTAAAAGATGGCTCTCCTATTGGTCAAACCACAAATCCTGATTTCTTTAGGGATGCCATTTGGAACGACAATGTTCCTACAAATTTTGAATCTTTTGACAACCGATATGCTGATTTTAACCCTCAAACTAGAGTACAGGCTTTAAAAGATAAATTTCGTATTGGAACGACGACAACACTAACTCCTGAAGGTCCAGTCCCAGTTATTGAAGATAATTGTAACCAACCTCCAACGGGTTTAAAATTGCTTAGTGTTACTGCTAATACCATTACTTTTTCGTTTGACAATGAAGCTACTAATACAAGAACTTTTGAACTACGTTCTTATCCTCCAGGAACTTCCGATCCTTTTAATGTAAATACTAATTCCAATGGTTGGGCAGGTGCATCTGCTGGCGCAACAACCATTACAATGGGAGGAAGAACGGAAGGACAAGCTTATGATTTCTCCATACGAGCTTTATGTTCAGGACAAACCCCTGGAACTAGCTCACCCTCAGAAGTTGTTACACTTACATTTAGCCAGACGTTGAGTACAGAAGATTTTAAAACAGAAGCATCAAATATAATTATATATCCTAATCCAACAGCAGATATCATTAATATTGAATCTAAAAGTGATCTTAATACACTTGAAATCTACGATATAATCGGAAAGAAGGTTTCCAGTTATGGAAATAAAAAAGCTATCAATATAAGCTCTTTAAATCCAGGGATATATTTCTTAAAACTATCACTAGCAAATTCACAAAGTGTGATCACAAAACGGATCATCAAAAAATAA
- a CDS encoding NAD(P)H-dependent glycerol-3-phosphate dehydrogenase — protein sequence MDKPLKYAVFGAGSWATAIVKMLCENLDEVGWYMRSVYTKEHLLKEQHNPNYLSSVEFHLEQLKLSNDINEIAAYADVLFFVIPSAFIHGELQKLTIDISNKTIVSAVKGIMPETGLLVGEHFHDVYNIPYDNIAVIAGPCHAEEVALERLSYLTISCSDTDKAKTIANKLSSDYIKTKVNDDIIGVEYAVMLKNIYAIAAGIAHGLGYGDNFQSVLMSNAIREMKRFIKKMHKMKRNINNSAYLGDLLVTGYSVFSRNRMFGNMIGKGYTVKSAQMEMNMVAEGYYATKSAHLLNEKNAKKTQLPIINAVYQILYEGKNPKKVFKKLTEKLD from the coding sequence ATGGATAAACCTTTAAAGTATGCGGTTTTTGGAGCAGGAAGTTGGGCAACTGCTATTGTAAAAATGCTTTGCGAAAATTTAGATGAAGTTGGCTGGTATATGCGAAGCGTTTATACTAAAGAACATTTGCTAAAAGAACAACATAACCCTAATTATTTAAGCTCGGTTGAGTTTCATTTAGAACAGCTAAAACTTAGTAACGATATTAATGAAATAGCAGCCTATGCCGATGTTTTATTTTTTGTAATCCCTTCTGCTTTTATTCATGGTGAATTACAAAAGTTAACTATTGATATCTCTAATAAAACCATTGTATCTGCCGTGAAAGGTATTATGCCCGAAACTGGGCTTTTAGTGGGCGAACATTTTCATGATGTTTATAATATTCCTTATGATAATATTGCAGTGATAGCAGGTCCTTGTCATGCTGAGGAGGTGGCTTTAGAACGCCTGTCTTATCTTACCATTTCTTGTTCGGATACAGATAAGGCGAAAACAATCGCGAATAAATTATCTAGCGATTATATAAAAACTAAAGTTAATGATGACATTATAGGTGTAGAATATGCCGTAATGTTGAAAAACATATATGCTATTGCTGCTGGAATTGCTCATGGTTTGGGTTATGGTGATAATTTCCAGAGTGTTTTAATGAGTAATGCTATACGCGAAATGAAACGTTTTATTAAGAAAATGCATAAAATGAAGCGTAATATTAATAACTCTGCCTACTTGGGTGATTTGTTAGTAACCGGTTATTCTGTTTTTTCCAGAAATCGTATGTTCGGTAATATGATCGGTAAAGGTTATACCGTAAAATCTGCTCAAATGGAAATGAATATGGTTGCCGAAGGTTATTATGCTACAAAAAGTGCTCATTTGCTCAATGAGAAAAACGCTAAAAAAACACAGCTTCCAATTATTAATGCAGTTTACCAAATTTTATATGAAGGTAAGAACCCTAAAAAGGTTTTTAAGAAATTAACTGAGAAGTTGGATTAA
- a CDS encoding nicotinic acid mononucleotide adenyltransferase: MRTVKLLLSFALTTTLFTSCYTEVNIDEEPGTSISINQLLNSHELWYVDINKTLGHGEIPFLQRAFTISFRNGVVYANNNIVGLGDSGNGFGIDIGEYDAYNMILDIDHDIDGFRTFDVFQIDNNTIELYNPGSDTSYFLEGYQRSNFDYDLVFYDNIHYFLQEYEAWEKTYTSELGAINEFDNENYLQFLSGGNDSTFRSSQDENGTVIDNLIWDYTGVYGVGDVSNNMHLKTLTLDYDFFNNEYFELSVINDGKIELFHPSSETVYEFVGRGYIQYLKNGDTKAKGQSKVTVDKKRKFRKDKVDNPRENTRVK; this comes from the coding sequence ATGAGGACAGTAAAATTACTTTTAAGCTTTGCATTAACAACAACATTGTTTACGTCATGCTATACAGAAGTAAATATTGATGAAGAACCAGGAACATCTATATCTATAAATCAATTATTAAACTCACATGAGTTATGGTATGTCGATATTAATAAAACTTTAGGGCACGGTGAAATACCATTTTTACAAAGAGCATTTACCATATCTTTTAGAAACGGTGTTGTATATGCAAACAATAATATTGTTGGGTTAGGCGATAGCGGTAATGGTTTTGGAATCGATATTGGAGAATATGATGCATACAATATGATTCTTGATATTGACCATGATATAGATGGGTTTAGAACTTTTGACGTTTTTCAAATAGACAATAATACTATAGAGCTTTACAATCCAGGAAGTGATACTTCATACTTTCTTGAAGGTTACCAACGCAGTAATTTTGATTACGATTTAGTGTTCTACGATAACATTCATTACTTCTTACAGGAATATGAAGCTTGGGAAAAGACTTATACAAGCGAACTGGGAGCTATAAATGAATTTGATAATGAAAATTATTTGCAGTTTTTATCTGGAGGAAACGATTCGACATTTAGGAGTTCACAAGATGAAAATGGTACTGTAATAGATAACCTTATATGGGATTATACTGGAGTTTATGGTGTTGGAGATGTTAGTAATAATATGCATTTAAAAACTTTAACATTAGATTATGATTTCTTCAACAATGAATACTTCGAATTGAGCGTTATAAATGATGGAAAGATAGAGCTATTCCACCCATCATCTGAAACAGTTTATGAGTTTGTAGGAAGAGGGTATATACAATACCTAAAAAATGGAGATACCAAAGCGAAAGGACAGAGTAAGGTTACAGTTGACAAGAAACGTAAGTTTAGAAAAGACAAAGTAGATAACCCAAGAGAAAATACAAGGGTTAAATAA
- the lysM gene encoding peptidoglycan-binding protein LysM, whose amino-acid sequence MGLFSFMKNAGDKIFGISKADEEDALEVAVEELKLEKEAAIKLKETIIGLQLEVKDLNIFIDDDIVLVTGLACDQATKEKVVLIVGNSKGIAIVDDQMTVEYKAPEAQFRTVEREDTLGKIAKEFYDDATKYSIIFEANKPMLTEPDKIYPGQLLRIPVLD is encoded by the coding sequence ATGGGATTATTTTCATTTATGAAAAATGCTGGTGACAAAATATTTGGAATTAGCAAAGCGGATGAAGAAGATGCTCTTGAAGTAGCAGTAGAAGAACTTAAATTAGAAAAAGAAGCAGCTATAAAACTTAAGGAAACAATTATAGGTTTACAGTTAGAAGTAAAAGATTTAAACATTTTTATTGATGATGATATTGTCCTTGTTACCGGATTAGCGTGCGATCAAGCTACTAAAGAAAAAGTAGTTTTGATTGTTGGAAACTCTAAAGGCATAGCTATTGTAGATGATCAAATGACGGTGGAGTATAAAGCCCCAGAAGCACAATTTCGCACGGTAGAAAGAGAAGATACTTTAGGAAAAATTGCAAAAGAATTTTATGATGATGCTACGAAGTACTCCATTATTTTTGAGGCCAATAAGCCCATGCTAACAGAACCGGATAAAATTTATCCAGGTCAATTATTACGTATCCCAGTCTTGGACTAA
- the bla gene encoding subclass B1 metallo-beta-lactamase, with amino-acid sequence MKKTILIVFVATFIFIGFKSNAQAPYNFESETLKIKQVSDHVFVHISYVKTNDFGNVACNGMVYFNDDEAIVFDTPTNDDTSKELIDWIEKKKKKKIIGIVVTHFHNDCLGGLKEFHNNNIESYANNATIELTKQDSKKVLPKNGFENKTEIKVGKASVFAKFFGEGHTVDNIVGYIPDEKALFGGCLIKSLKANKGNLEDANTADWSKTVENIKKEIPDLKIVIPGHGRSGGIELLDYTIQLFD; translated from the coding sequence ATGAAGAAAACAATTTTAATAGTATTTGTAGCCACGTTTATTTTTATCGGTTTTAAATCTAACGCCCAAGCCCCATATAACTTTGAATCTGAAACATTAAAAATCAAACAAGTAAGCGACCATGTTTTTGTACATATTTCTTATGTAAAAACGAATGATTTTGGAAACGTAGCTTGTAATGGCATGGTGTACTTCAATGATGATGAGGCTATAGTTTTCGATACACCTACTAATGATGATACCTCGAAAGAACTTATAGATTGGATTGAAAAAAAGAAAAAAAAGAAAATCATAGGAATTGTAGTTACACACTTTCATAATGATTGTTTAGGTGGATTAAAGGAATTTCATAATAACAATATAGAATCCTATGCCAATAACGCTACTATCGAATTAACAAAACAAGACAGCAAAAAAGTATTACCAAAAAATGGTTTCGAAAATAAAACTGAAATCAAAGTAGGAAAAGCATCCGTTTTCGCGAAATTCTTTGGAGAAGGTCATACCGTAGACAATATTGTGGGTTATATTCCAGATGAGAAAGCATTGTTTGGAGGCTGTTTAATCAAATCGTTAAAAGCAAATAAAGGCAATTTAGAAGATGCAAACACAGCCGATTGGTCAAAAACTGTTGAAAACATTAAAAAAGAAATACCCGATTTAAAGATTGTAATTCCAGGACATGGAAGAAGTGGAGGTATAGAACTTTTAGATTATACGATTCAGTTATTTGATTAA
- the nadD gene encoding nicotinate (nicotinamide) nucleotide adenylyltransferase has protein sequence MKVGLYFGSFNPIHIGHMVIANHLAEYSDLDQVWFVVTPHNPFKKKRSLLDNYQRLEMVYRATKEYTKLKPCDIEFNLPQPNYTINTLVHLEEKYPDNEFSLIMGEDNLKSFHKWKNYELILENHHIYVYPRISENKIETQFHNHKKIHSIDAPIMELSSTLIRNSIKAGKNVRPMLPEFVWEYLDEMNFYK, from the coding sequence ATGAAAGTTGGGTTATATTTTGGCTCTTTTAATCCTATTCATATCGGGCATATGGTTATTGCCAACCACTTAGCTGAATATAGCGATTTAGATCAAGTGTGGTTTGTAGTAACCCCACATAATCCATTTAAAAAAAAACGAAGTTTACTCGATAATTACCAACGTTTAGAAATGGTATATCGTGCTACAAAAGAATATACCAAGCTTAAACCATGCGATATTGAGTTTAATCTACCTCAACCTAACTATACCATAAATACACTTGTACATTTAGAAGAAAAATACCCCGATAATGAATTCTCTTTAATTATGGGAGAAGACAACCTAAAGAGCTTTCATAAATGGAAAAATTATGAGCTGATTCTAGAGAATCATCATATTTATGTATACCCTCGTATTTCTGAAAACAAGATTGAAACACAATTTCATAATCATAAAAAGATACACAGTATTGATGCTCCAATTATGGAGTTATCTTCTACATTAATACGCAACTCTATTAAAGCAGGCAAAAATGTAAGACCCATGCTTCCTGAGTTTGTTTGGGAATACTTGGATGAAATGAACTTTTATAAATAA
- the gmk gene encoding guanylate kinase, with product MNKGKLIVFSAPSGSGKTTIVRHLLGIEDLNLEFSISATSREKRGNEINAKDYYFLSAKEFKSKIKNDEFLEWEEVYRDNFYGTLKTEVERIWAKGKHVIFDIDVSGGLRIKRKFPEETLAIFVKPPSIDELKIRLKKRKTESEDKINMRVAKASAELATAPLFDVIVVNDNLDNALENAHKLVRDFINH from the coding sequence TTGAACAAAGGAAAACTCATCGTATTTTCTGCACCGTCTGGTTCTGGAAAAACAACCATTGTAAGACACCTATTAGGCATTGAAGATTTAAATTTAGAATTCTCCATATCGGCAACCTCCCGGGAAAAACGAGGGAATGAAATAAACGCAAAAGATTATTACTTTTTATCGGCTAAAGAATTTAAATCTAAAATTAAAAATGATGAATTTTTAGAATGGGAAGAAGTCTATCGCGATAATTTTTATGGTACTTTAAAAACTGAGGTCGAGCGCATTTGGGCTAAGGGAAAACATGTTATTTTTGATATTGATGTATCTGGTGGCTTACGAATAAAACGAAAATTTCCAGAAGAAACTTTAGCTATTTTTGTAAAACCTCCAAGTATTGATGAGTTAAAAATTAGACTTAAAAAACGTAAAACGGAAAGCGAAGACAAAATAAATATGCGCGTAGCCAAAGCTTCAGCAGAATTAGCAACAGCGCCTTTATTTGATGTTATTGTTGTAAACGACAACTTAGATAATGCCCTTGAAAATGCACATAAATTGGTTCGCGATTTTATAAACCACTAA